A DNA window from Rhineura floridana isolate rRhiFlo1 chromosome 11, rRhiFlo1.hap2, whole genome shotgun sequence contains the following coding sequences:
- the LOC133365892 gene encoding interferon-induced very large GTPase 1-like isoform X2, producing the protein MDSVMIPGQETIRKGRKQLIEILQKDLELILDELISQSVITEEEYEALDKTKEDSKKKIRKLLILIQKRGERACDHFLECLEMTCPGSNQALQHSIRERLPPEEKAESPKALGQKKEAVTKDQEKEDEIEQEPKQVEKHSAKERRKALKNIVAKLKLRKHIKKKLALQEILEISSGSQKDGIPCTLGDLPWHFLRKVLALNVTARSTSLQQGTLDNKGTILKEGEKGVDERIFCGSKTDERDDVNPLDVLCAVLLCSDSFLQQEILLKMSMCQFALPLLLPPLEMSKCTLMLWAMRDIVKKWRPHSLAENRGFREESVVLTSMPTISFVRMGNSNLSKSKVLNEFLSPSQQHNDFFIHRDMECGNIPREIADGLVEIAWYFPGGRTNTDLFPEPVAVANLRGDVESHWVQFSFLTQVSSAVFIFAEFIGEKEYALLSSLKESSTQFYFILEDHSRKSKYTLDFLNKLAPVINLDNSHMLVKTAMTNKAEFVELLRSTVGRIINSNPKSISVDMMSAVAHELTIQVDEDNKECQDTLKCAKEITGDIKDVAIYKRTTLILQGDLWKNLAKAEKELCRMERQGDMPSEKYRSQLKGRLLELRKQQNECDLTIGLINFINGIKHSKYAEKHYFLKWMKFNLDHIARENLCKLRADYKEKCKKLGGDGQKIAEVDQLISSSSLGVEHFMRELGQFYEAECSMVSEGKIAKNRRQFVHFPSIAADLMLEGFPLELIDGDASNIPLQWITDVLNKLNNKLRCQSKMMVITVLGVQSTGKSTLLNTMFGLQFAVSSGRCTRGAFMTLLNVRENLTQDFGCDFILVIDTEGLKAPELAKLDDSFQHDNELATLVIGLSDITIVNMAMENATEMKDILQIVAHAFLRMERIGQKPNCQFVHQNVSDVSAHDQNMRDRKHLLEQLNEMTQAAAKMENFDRDIKFSDIMDYDPEMHNWYIPGLWHGVPPMAPVNMGYSEKVLEVKKYIFEFIRNRSAKRPPKDIPQFIEWVKSLWNAVKHENFIFSFRNSLMAEAYNQLSMKYSEWDWDFRREMHLWVSEQKTSIQNISPDEFDTCSLQNELHQKLLDGELQILKNLKQYFDSGAANLHLVERYREDFVRSANSLKQELGSYSYSKCQEAIRIKKGLHKIDTLQTEYLKIIEGKVDGLLEECRENENRFEDQELENEFERMWTKTLLEISPIPLEKWRVYEDVERCLRKELFHRGSSVNLEIQGAKSLLSYRINTFQMKPEYIESSLWYQVTHVFAKKERFHKATDHANFLMSKCSLYICEKINLKGDYDETYCGELLQIINEELQQADVQKLHTRACFEVDLKLHILGEAAHEFQKIHEDFIKENDPHIRLEKLKPHYFAIFRDLYLEKDAQQMRVKDFCDQGLHPALVDYINKRLGIKILDDILSSAQSIGYASRSFFQFTLLKELLEERNFKSYVQYIVAYEEFVKRWIWGQMLDYYADNEYLNKLEKQILSAIVKKIIETLENLKHKDIETVSEFLDAFCKEMQKELVISKDSLVGVQFKNATDPVQFSASVESFLPDLQQQIMSEYDSLDIKSKLSKLPVNPQEEIFKRVFGCGKQCPFCKAPCEAGGSAHQEHFAAVHRPQGLGRYREIGSEKLVPEICSTDVASNREFRNQDTDWKFHPYKDYRAYYPEWCIQPDPSINASDYWKFIFKEFNHEFARHYNAEPADLPADWYDITQKQALEALQETYNMK; encoded by the exons ATGGATTCAGTGATGATACCTGGTCAGGAGACGATCCGCAAGGGGAGAAAACAGTTAATTGAAATCCTTCAGAAGGACCTAGAACTTATTCTAGATGAGTTAATCTCTCAGTCTGTCATCACAGAGGAAGAATATGAGGCCTTGGACAAAACTAAGGAGGATTCCAAGAAGAAAATTCGAAAACTGCTGATTTTGATCCAGAAAAGGGGAGAAAGGGCCTGTGACCATTTCCTAGAATGCTTAGAAATGACATGTCCAGGTTCCAATCAGGCTCTGCAACATTCAATACGTG AGCGTTTGCCTCCAGAGGAGAAAGCTGAAAGCCCAAAAGCTTTGGGGCAGAAAAAAGAAGCAGTTACCAAAG ACCAAGAGAAAGAAGATGAAATTGAGCAAGAACCAAAGCAAGTGGAGAAACATTCTGCGAAAG agagaagaaaagcacttAAGAACATTGTTGCTAAGTTAAAGCTACGAAAGCATATAAAGAAGAAACTTGCCCTGCAAGAAATTCTGGAGATCAGCTCAGGAAGTCAAAAGGACGGCATCCCTTGTACATTGGGAGACTTGCCTTGGCATTTTCTAAGGAAGGTCTTGGCGCTGAACGTGACAGCCAGGAGCACAAGCCTTCAACAGGGAACACTGGACAACAAGGGAACAATATTAAAGGAGGGAGAAAAAGGGGTTGATGAGAGAATTTTCTGTGGTAGCAAGACAGATGAGAGAGATGATGTGAACCCCCTCGATGTCCTTTGTGCTGTTCTGCTTTGCTCTGACAGCTTCCTCCAACAGGAGATCCTTCTGAAAATGTCCATGTGCCAGTTTGCTTTGCCTTTGCTTCTGCCTCCCTTAGAGATGTCCAAATGCACCTTGATGCTCTGGGCTATGAGAGACATTGTGAAAAAATGGAGGCCCCATTCCTTGGCTGAAAACAGGGGCTTTAGGGAGGAAAGTGTCGTACTAACATCCATGCCAACCATTTCCTTTGTACGGATGGGGAACTCTAACCTATCCAAATCTAAAGTCCTCAATGAATTTCTTAGCCCCTCCCAGCAGCATAACGATTTCTTTATACACCGAGATATGGAATGTGGGAACATCCCTCGGGAAATTGCTGATGGGCTTGTAGAGATTGCCTGGTATTTCCCAGGAGGACGGACGAACACGGATCTCTTCCCAGAGCCAGTTGCAGTTGCAAATCTCCGTGGAGATGTTGAGTCTCACTGGGTGCAGTTTAGCTTTTTAACACAGGTCTCCTCAGCTGTGTTTATATTTGCCGAATTCATTGGTGAGAAAGAATATGCCCTCTTATCATCGCTGAAGGAATCATCAACTCAGTTCTACTTTATCTTGGAAGATCACAGTAGAAAATCCAAGTATACTTTGGATTTCTTAAATAAATTGGCACCAGTGATTAATCTTGACAATTCACATATGCTGGTGAAGACTGCAATGACAAATAAAGCAGAATTTGTAGAACTGCTGCGATCTACAGTTGGAAGAATAATAAACTCAAATCCCAAGAGCATTAGTGTTGATATGATGTCTGCAGTGGCCCATGAACTTACAATCCAAGTGGATGAGGACAACAAAGAATGTCAGGATACCCTCAAATGTGCcaaagaaattacaggagatatAAAAGATGTAGCAATTTATAAGAGAACAACACTGATACTTCAAGGTGATCTTTGGAAAAATCTGGCAAAAGCGGAGAAAGAACTTTGTAGAATGGAAAGACAAGGGGACATGCCTTCGGAAAAATACCGATCACAACTTAAAGGCAGATTGTTGGAACTGCGTAAACAACAAAATGAATGTGACCTCACCATTGGTTTGATTAATTTCATCAATGGCATAAAACattccaagtatgcagagaagcaTTACTTTCTGAAATGGATGAAGTTCAATCTAGACCACATTGCTAGGGAAAATCTTTGTAAGTTACGTGCTGACTACAAAGAGAAATGCAAGAAGTTAGGAGGTGATGGGCAGAAGATTGCAGAGGTAGACCAACTGATATCTTCCTCTTCCTTGGGAGTTGAGCATTTCATGCGTGAATTAGGGCAGTTTTATGAGGCAGAATGCTCAATGGTTAGTGAAGGCAAAATAgcaaaaaacagaaggcagtttgTTCATTTCCCAAGCATTGCAGCTGACCTAATGCTGGAAGGCTTTCCACTAGAGCTCATTGATGGTGATGCATCAAACATTCCTCTGCAGTGGATAACAGATGTTCTGAATAAACTCAATAACAAACTAAGGTGTCAATCCAAAATGATGGTGATAACTGTGTTGGGGGTGCAGAGCACTGGAAAATCCACCCTTCTGAACACCATGTTTGGGCTGCAGTTTGCAGTCAGCAGTGGCCGGTGTACACGGGGTGCCTTCATGACACTTCTTAACGTCAGAGAGAATTTGACTCAGGATTTTGGGTGTGACTTCATCCTGGTGATAGACACAGAAGGCTTGAAAGCCCCTGAACTGGCCAAACTGGATGACAGCTTTCAACATGACAATGAGTTGGCCACTCTTGTGATTGGGCTGAGCGACATCACAATTGTAAACATGGCCATGGAGAATGCCACTGAAATGAAGGACATTCTGCAAATTGTGGCCCATGCTTTCCTCAGGATGGAGAGGATTGGGCAAAAGCCCAACTGCCAGTTCGTTCATCAGAACGTCAGTGACGTTTCTGCACATGACCAAAACATGAGGGACAGGAAACATCTTTTGGAACAGCTGAATGAAATGACTCAGGCTGCAGCAAAAATGGAAAACTTTGACAGGGATATCAAGTTTTCTGACATCATGGACTATGACCCAGAAATGCACAATTGGTACATTCCAGGCCTGTGGCATGGAGTTCCACCTATGGCGCCAGTTAACATGGGATACAGTGAGAAGGTCCTTGAGGTAAAGAAGTACATCTTTGAATTCATAAGAAACCGCTCAGCTAAAAGACCTCCCAAGGACATCCCTCAGTTTATTGAGTGGGTGAAAAGTCTGTGGAATGCCGTGAAACATGAGAACTTCATCTTCAGCTTCCGCAACAGCCTCATGGCAGAAGCTTATAACCAGCTCTCCATGAAATATTCTGAATGGGACTGGGATTTCCGCAGAGAGATGCACCTCTGGGTATCGGAACAGAAAACATCGATACAGAATATTTCTCCTGATGAATTTGATACATGCAGCTTGCAAAATGAGCTTCATCAGAAGCtgttggatggagaactgcagatTTTGAAGAATTTGAAGCAATACTTTGACAGTGGAGCAGCAAATCTGCATTTGGTAGAAAGATACAGAGAAGATTTTGTCCGTAGTGCCAACAGTCTCAAGCAAGAACTTGGAAGTTATTCTTATAGCAAATGTCAGGAAGCTATTCGCATTAAAAAGGGGCTTCACAAGATTGATACTCTACAAACTGAATACTTGAAAATAATTGAAGGAAAGGTTGATGGGCTACTTGAAGAATGCCGGGAAAATGAAAATAGATTTGAAGACCAAGAATTAGAAAATGAGTTTGAAAGAATGTGGACAAAAACACTGTTGGAAATATCGCCCATTCCCTTAGAGAAATGGCGAGTATATGAAGATGTTGAGCGGTGTTTGAGAAAGGAGTTGTTTCATCGGGGAAGTTCAGTCAACCTAGAAATTCAGGGAGCAAAATCTTTGTTAAGCTACAGAATAAATACCTTTCAAATGAAACCTGAATATATAGAGTCATCATTGTGGTACCAAGTGACACATGTGTTTGCTAAAAAGGAGCGTTTCCATAAGGCAACAGACCATGCGAACTTCTTGATGTCCAAATGCAGTTTGTATATTTGTGAAAAGATCAATTTGAAAGGCGATTATGATGAAACTTACTGTGGTGAACTTTTGCAAATTATCAATGAGGAGCTTCAACAGGCTGATGTTCAAAAACTTCATACAAGAGCATGCTTTGAAGTAGATCTAAAGCTTCACATTTTGGGGGAAGCAGCTCATGAATTTCAGAAGATTCATGAagattttattaaagaaaatgaTCCCCATATACGCTTGGAAAAACTGAAGCCTCACTATTTCGCAATTTTCAGAGATCTTTATCTGGAAAAAGATGCCCAACAAATGAGAGTTAAGGATTTCTGTGACCAGGGTCTCCATCCCGCCTTAGTGGATTATATCAACAAAAGACTTGGAATAAAAATATTAGATGATATTCTCAGCAGTGCACAGTCCATTGGATATGCCAGTCGAAGTTTCTTCCAATTTACTCTCCTGAAGGAATTGTTGGAAGAGAGGAATTTTAAGAGTTATGTACAATACATTGTGGCTTATGAAGAGTTTGTCAAAAGGTGGATCTGGGGACAAATGTTGGATTACTATGCAGATAATGAGTATCTGAATAAATTGGAGAAACAGATTCTCTCTGCAATAGTAAAGAAAATTATAGAAACACTGGAAAACTTAAAGCATAAAGATATTGAGACGGTCTCGGAATTTTTGGATGCTTTTTGCAAAGAAATGCAGAAGGAGTTGGTCATTTCTAAGGACAGTCTGGTAGGGGTACAGTTTAAGAATGCGACTGATCCTGTACAGTTTTCTGCTTCTGTTGAAAGCTTCCTTCCAGATTTGCAACAACAAATAATGTCTGAATATGATTCTCTGGATATAAAATCCAAACTCTCCAAATTGCCTGTGAATCCCCAGGAGGAGATCTTCAAGCGAGTGTTTGGCTGTGGGAAGCAGTGTCCCTTCTGCAAAGCGCCCTGTGAAGCTGGAGGGAGTGCTCATCAGGAGCATTTTGCAGCAGTCCATCGACCTCAAGGACTGGGAAGATACAGAGAAATAGGATCAGAAAAGCTTGTTCCTGAGATCTGTTCCACTGATGTGGCCAGCAATCGCGAGTTTCGAAATCAGGACACAGACTGGAAATTCCATCCATACAAAGATTATCGTGCATATTATCCAGAGTGGTGCATCCAACCAGATCCCAGTATCAATGCTTCTGATTACTGGAAGTTCATTTTTAAAGAGTTCAATCATGAGTTTGCCAGACACTACAATGCTGAGCCAGCTGATCTGCCAGCGGACTGGTACGATATAACTCAAAAACAAGCACTGGAAGCCTTGCAGGAAACTTACAATATGAAGTAA